A single region of the Thermoleophilum album genome encodes:
- a CDS encoding ComEC/Rec2 family competence protein translates to MAGGAPVPFGTLALVAAAAGLAASGLGLALQAAVAATLVASLAMLAACVRPARVGGLVLVAAAGTLAALVGVVRLDTLEAPVRELDVYRASGGVGAWRGRVVLLERPRPSGPGLRMRARIVAGVGSGGEIVVRTPTHSARDLPFGAVVEVQGRVRRTGGRGGELPVGTAAVLYATRFVAIGRRGGIAGTLDRARLRALRELQRALPGDRAELAAGLILGLDERIDPRVRDDFRATGLGHLLAVSGQNVALLVALVWPLAALIFPRTWPRRLLAAAAIVVYVPLAGAGTPLQRAAVMGIAALVAQAAARPRAGLHALALAACVTLALDPRQIHSASWQLSFAAVAGLLLLGRPLERTLELRAGRARASTLAQRIVAALGRGLRSGVAMTVAATVATAPVACATFGSLPLATLAANVVALPAVAPAMWAATVVAAAGQLRALGAPAAPLADAVALVAAPPLELALGHLEWTAATLAVVPQLAIGDTPPPGAEAVSPATAAVAALCALALAAVAVAAARAAAAGRPVASRVPRHGDRHPAVRPVALFALFVLLAYTAATALYLRGPQPAKRPTISFLDVGQGDAVLVQDGTGASVLFDTGPPEGRVARRVRGEGVSRLDAVATSHAARDHHGGLAEVVRTLRPRLILDGGDSTRDRSYRAAVALARRRGAAVVAARAGRELRVGKIHIRVLWPRARPASVPSPSDPNERAVVALVHVGRLVLLTSGDAESEALRLLPIGDVDVLKVPHHGSGDPGLPAVLARARPEVAVVQVGARNPFGHPVPSTLAALARSGAAVFRTDRDGTVRVTADAEGLHVATERRRHR, encoded by the coding sequence GGTTAGCCGCCAGCGGTCTCGGTCTCGCGTTGCAGGCGGCCGTGGCAGCGACGCTGGTGGCGAGCCTCGCCATGCTCGCCGCATGCGTGCGTCCAGCGAGAGTCGGGGGGCTTGTGCTCGTCGCGGCCGCCGGCACGCTCGCCGCGCTGGTGGGCGTCGTGCGCCTCGACACTCTCGAGGCGCCCGTGCGCGAGCTGGACGTTTACCGCGCGAGCGGCGGCGTCGGCGCGTGGCGGGGCAGGGTCGTTCTGCTTGAGCGGCCCCGTCCGAGCGGCCCCGGCCTGCGCATGCGCGCTCGTATAGTCGCGGGGGTCGGCAGCGGCGGCGAGATCGTCGTGCGCACACCGACGCACAGCGCACGCGACCTCCCTTTCGGCGCCGTCGTCGAGGTGCAAGGCCGTGTGCGCCGCACGGGCGGCCGCGGTGGCGAGCTGCCGGTAGGGACTGCAGCTGTGCTCTACGCGACGCGCTTCGTCGCGATCGGGCGCCGGGGCGGCATCGCGGGCACCTTGGATCGCGCCCGGCTGCGCGCGCTCCGCGAGCTCCAGCGGGCGCTGCCGGGCGACCGCGCCGAGCTTGCGGCCGGTTTGATCCTCGGCCTCGACGAGCGCATCGACCCGCGCGTCCGCGACGATTTTCGCGCCACCGGGCTCGGCCACCTGCTCGCCGTGTCGGGGCAGAACGTCGCTTTGCTGGTGGCTCTGGTCTGGCCGCTGGCGGCCTTGATCTTTCCCCGCACGTGGCCGCGGCGTCTGCTCGCCGCTGCAGCGATCGTCGTCTACGTTCCCCTCGCCGGCGCGGGCACCCCGCTTCAGCGCGCCGCCGTGATGGGCATCGCCGCGCTCGTTGCGCAAGCCGCGGCCCGACCCCGCGCGGGACTGCACGCGCTCGCGCTCGCCGCCTGCGTGACGCTGGCGCTCGACCCCCGCCAGATCCACTCGGCGAGCTGGCAGCTGTCGTTCGCGGCCGTAGCGGGCCTGCTCCTGCTTGGCCGCCCGCTAGAACGAACGCTCGAGCTGCGCGCAGGGCGTGCGCGCGCATCGACGCTGGCACAGCGGATTGTCGCTGCGCTCGGCCGCGGTCTGCGCAGCGGCGTGGCGATGACCGTCGCTGCGACCGTCGCCACCGCTCCGGTGGCGTGCGCGACGTTCGGATCGTTGCCGCTAGCGACGCTCGCCGCCAACGTCGTCGCGCTCCCAGCGGTGGCGCCAGCGATGTGGGCAGCGACGGTCGTAGCGGCTGCGGGACAGCTGCGCGCTCTCGGGGCGCCCGCTGCGCCGCTCGCCGACGCCGTGGCGCTGGTAGCCGCACCACCGCTCGAGCTCGCGCTCGGTCATCTCGAGTGGACCGCCGCGACCCTCGCCGTCGTTCCCCAGCTCGCCATCGGCGATACGCCACCGCCGGGCGCCGAAGCGGTTTCTCCGGCGACGGCTGCGGTGGCTGCTTTGTGCGCGCTCGCGTTAGCCGCTGTCGCGGTCGCCGCCGCTCGTGCGGCAGCCGCTGGACGTCCGGTCGCGAGCAGGGTCCCACGGCACGGCGACCGCCACCCGGCGGTGCGACCGGTGGCGCTATTCGCGCTCTTCGTTCTCCTCGCCTACACCGCCGCCACCGCTCTCTACCTGCGCGGTCCGCAGCCCGCGAAGCGACCGACGATCTCCTTCCTCGACGTCGGTCAGGGCGACGCCGTACTCGTGCAAGACGGCACCGGTGCGAGCGTTCTTTTCGACACCGGGCCACCCGAGGGGCGGGTAGCGCGCCGCGTGCGCGGCGAGGGCGTGAGCCGGCTCGACGCGGTCGCCACCAGCCACGCCGCTCGCGACCACCACGGTGGTCTCGCCGAGGTGGTGCGCACCCTCCGCCCGCGGCTCATCCTCGACGGTGGCGACAGCACCCGCGACCGCTCGTACCGAGCGGCGGTCGCTTTGGCGCGGCGCCGCGGCGCCGCGGTGGTCGCCGCTCGCGCAGGCCGCGAACTGCGCGTGGGCAAGATCCACATCCGCGTGCTGTGGCCGCGGGCGCGGCCCGCCAGCGTGCCATCACCGTCCGACCCCAACGAGCGCGCGGTCGTCGCGCTCGTGCACGTCGGCCGACTCGTGCTTTTGACCTCGGGCGACGCCGAGAGCGAGGCGCTACGTCTGCTGCCGATCGGGGACGTCGACGTCCTCAAGGTGCCGCACCACGGCAGCGGCGATCCAGGCCTGCCCGCTGTGCTCGCGCGGGCGCGGCCAGAGGTCGCCGTCGTCCAGGTCGGCGCGCGCAATCCGTTCGGTCATCCCGTACCGAGCACACTGGCGGCACTAGCGCGGAGTGGTGCCGCCGTCTTTCGCACCGACCGCGACGGCACCGTGCGTGTGACCGCTGACGCGGAGGGGCTGCACGTCGCAACCGAGCGCCGCCGCCACCGCTAG
- the holA gene encoding DNA polymerase III subunit delta, translating to MAELKPAYLVYGDDEPRVEAWRRRLHERARREGAELETRQAAETDLRALAGELASPMLLGGRRYVVVDRLEQCRAAEIEPLARALAALAPDTVVLLLARAPRVPQALERAVAEAGGEVRLYEAPKPWQLPAWLRSRAREFGLALAADAAEELVARCGPSRMRLERELEKLALAADDGRVDATLVRALAPDDSEESVWSLADAIALGRGERASYLAEDLLARGEDPARILPALARRARELLAVRRLLDRGRTDQEVARALAVSGWRAKRLLQAARRCKTEQLEHTLVRLHALELETRGGRPARAPDARGALVRAVHELTAAN from the coding sequence ATCGCCGAGCTGAAGCCGGCATATCTCGTCTACGGCGACGACGAACCGCGCGTCGAGGCGTGGCGCCGGCGGCTGCACGAGCGTGCGCGGCGTGAGGGCGCGGAGCTCGAGACGCGCCAGGCGGCGGAGACGGACCTGCGCGCTTTGGCCGGCGAGCTCGCCTCGCCGATGCTGCTCGGCGGACGGCGCTACGTCGTCGTCGATCGCCTCGAGCAGTGCCGGGCTGCCGAGATCGAGCCACTCGCCAGGGCTCTCGCCGCGCTTGCGCCGGACACCGTCGTGCTTTTGCTGGCGCGCGCGCCGCGCGTGCCGCAAGCGCTCGAGCGCGCGGTCGCCGAAGCGGGCGGCGAAGTACGGCTCTACGAGGCGCCGAAACCGTGGCAGCTCCCAGCCTGGCTGCGCTCCCGGGCGCGCGAGTTCGGACTGGCGCTCGCAGCCGACGCAGCCGAGGAGCTCGTAGCCCGCTGCGGTCCGAGCCGCATGCGTCTCGAGCGCGAACTGGAAAAGCTCGCTCTCGCCGCGGACGACGGTCGCGTCGACGCGACGCTGGTGCGCGCGCTCGCTCCCGACGACAGCGAGGAGAGCGTTTGGTCGCTAGCCGACGCAATCGCGCTTGGGCGCGGCGAACGTGCCTCCTACCTGGCCGAGGATCTGCTGGCTCGCGGCGAGGACCCGGCACGCATCCTGCCGGCCCTGGCGAGACGTGCCCGCGAGCTGCTCGCCGTCAGGCGATTGCTCGACCGTGGTCGCACCGACCAGGAGGTCGCACGCGCGCTCGCAGTCAGCGGCTGGCGCGCGAAACGTCTCCTGCAGGCTGCGCGGCGCTGCAAGACCGAGCAGCTGGAGCACACTTTGGTGCGGCTTCACGCCCTCGAGCTCGAGACGAGAGGCGGCCGCCCCGCCCGCGCTCCCGACGCGCGCGGAGCGCTCGTGCGCGCCGTGCACGAGCTGACGGCCGCGAACTGA